AGACTTCATCGACGGCTGGCGACTTCGTAAGCGCTGGCACTGGGAGCCGGTTTACAATGCCGTCTTGAGCCGCCTGTTCGAGATGTCGCAGACCGGCACGAAGATCTTCTACACGCCTGGCAATCACGACGATTTCCTCCGCAGTTTTCGCTTCAAGTTCGATTTTGTCGAGATAGCCGACCAGTTCATTCACCACTGCCCTAATGGCCGTCGAATCCTGGTGACGCACGGCGACAAGTTCGATCAGATCGAAAAGAAGGCCAAGTGGATTTCGGTCATGGGGTCGTTCCTGTACGACTCGATTTGCTGGGCTGACCAACGCGTCAACCGATGGCGGCGGCATTACAAACTCAGCCGCTGGCCTTTGGCCGCTGCGATCAAGAAGAACGTCAAATCGGCGGTCCAGTTCGTCAGCGACTTTGAAGACAGCTTGATGCTGCACGCCAAATCGCTCGAGTGCCAGGGAGTGATTTGCGGTCACATCCACACCCCGATCGTCGTCGAAAAGCACGGCATCACCTACTACAACACCGGTGACTGGATCGAAAACAGCACGGCATTGCTCGAATATTTCGACGGCCGTTACGAAATAATTGATGTCCCGCATGAAACCAATCCGGATGCCGCCCAGGTAATTCCATTGGACCCAGCCGAGGTCGAGCGACGTCGACAAGAGTTGCTGGCCGCGGCACTGGGAGTCGACCTGCGGGGATCAGATGAAGCCCCGGTATTGGCGGTTCCTTTCCACGCTGAAGAGAGCATTTAGCAGCATCTTCCACGTTTCAAGGATGAACCTCGAATTCATGGGAATTGTCTTGTCTCGCAACAGGCACACGGCATATACATTACAATCACGGCACAGACAGCGGCATTTAAACGGAGTATTGGGTGGGGTTGAGGATCAGCCCCGCTGAGTTCCGCCGAGAGATTCTTCCCAAACAGTTATGGCGAAAATCTTTTACAGCATGTCGGGTGAAGGGCGTGGACACGCGGCCCGAGTTCGGACGATGACGGAGCATCTCCGCCACGAACACGAACTCGTCCTCTTCGCGCCTAACGAAGCTTTTGACTTCCTTGCCCCCATTTACAACACGCCAGAGTTCCCTGGCGTGGAAGTTCGTAAATTGCCGGGACTAAAGTTTTACTACACGCAGCGTCGGCTGGATCTCTCCAAATCGATTTATCAGGGGCTCAAGTTCCTGGGGCAACTCAAACGAAACGTTCGCGAGACGGTCGAGGTAATCCAAAGCGAGAAGCCCGATCTGGTTGTTTCCGATTTCGAGCCGATCCTTCCCAAGGCCGCACGCAAGTGCGACATCCCGGTGGTCAGCCTGAATCATCAGGACTTCCTAATCACCTACGATCTGTCGTCGTTGCCGTCGAGTTTGCAGTGGTATGCTTGGGCGATGGGGCTGGTGGTCAAAGCGCACCATGTCGAGAAGCAATCGACGATCGTTTCGTCGTTCTTCACGCCGCAGCTTCGCCCTGGATACGATGACGTCCTGCAGGTCGGTCCCCTGCTCCGCCCCGACGTGTGCGAGGCACGCCCGTCCGAAGAAGGTTTCATCCTGTCGTACGTGCGAAAGGCAACCACTGAAGACACGCTGCAGTTGCTCAAAGCGTGTGATCGACCCGTGAAGGTCTACGGCCTCGGTAAGCGACCTGACGACGGTCCACTGACCTTCCATGAAATTGATGAGCAGCGATTTACCGATGATTTTATCCACTGCGACGCGTTGATCGGTGCCGCAGGCAACCAATCGCTCGGCGAGGCAATTTACCTGGGCAAGCCCGTATTGGCCCTGCCTGAGTCCTCGCACCACGAGCAGATGATCAATTCCCACTTCCTGAAACAGATGGGAGCGGGTACCTGGACGGCGATTGAAACGTTCGCC
The genomic region above belongs to Blastopirellula marina and contains:
- a CDS encoding UDP-2,3-diacylglucosamine diphosphatase — translated: MSRNRDRVRTLFFSDLHLGCPYARVEPFLDLLNQHEPQYIYIVGDFIDGWRLRKRWHWEPVYNAVLSRLFEMSQTGTKIFYTPGNHDDFLRSFRFKFDFVEIADQFIHHCPNGRRILVTHGDKFDQIEKKAKWISVMGSFLYDSICWADQRVNRWRRHYKLSRWPLAAAIKKNVKSAVQFVSDFEDSLMLHAKSLECQGVICGHIHTPIVVEKHGITYYNTGDWIENSTALLEYFDGRYEIIDVPHETNPDAAQVIPLDPAEVERRRQELLAAALGVDLRGSDEAPVLAVPFHAEESI
- a CDS encoding glycosyltransferase family protein yields the protein MAKIFYSMSGEGRGHAARVRTMTEHLRHEHELVLFAPNEAFDFLAPIYNTPEFPGVEVRKLPGLKFYYTQRRLDLSKSIYQGLKFLGQLKRNVRETVEVIQSEKPDLVVSDFEPILPKAARKCDIPVVSLNHQDFLITYDLSSLPSSLQWYAWAMGLVVKAHHVEKQSTIVSSFFTPQLRPGYDDVLQVGPLLRPDVCEARPSEEGFILSYVRKATTEDTLQLLKACDRPVKVYGLGKRPDDGPLTFHEIDEQRFTDDFIHCDALIGAAGNQSLGEAIYLGKPVLALPESSHHEQMINSHFLKQMGAGTWTAIETFAKSNLVSFLDGLSKFRENLAPYQGQTNGNPPALAAIRKHLPSTSLV